The Puntigrus tetrazona isolate hp1 chromosome 16, ASM1883169v1, whole genome shotgun sequence genome includes a region encoding these proteins:
- the LOC122361032 gene encoding C-C chemokine receptor type 4-like isoform X1 produces MTETYTASMNTETYDIYETENICTTEGSNLNPHLKAAIFYLVFVLGLIGNVTVLWVLLKIMHVKNMTNLCLLNLAVSDLLMVLSLPSWALYAQGHYLKGNEMCKAMAGTYQVGFYSGILFVTLMSVDRYLVIVHAVAVLGAKMLRYGIVVSLLIWMVAICAALPEAIFAAMVTEDNVTSCQRIYPFGSAQKWKLFRNFGENAVGLFISLPILAYCYIRVLMVVKKTKNSKKERAIKLILGIVIVFVVFWVPYNVVVFLKTLQEFGMLSTCEAYRQVSMAMDLTETIALTHCCVNPVIYAFVGEKFRKCLVSAFSRYLGCVKIYQSTSTQSKVSENETSNTAIFFTSPIKSTQV; encoded by the exons atgactGAAACATATACAGCCAG CATGAATACAGAAACATACGATATCTACGAAACAGAAAACATATGCACGACCGAAGGCTCAAACCTGAACCCACATCTCAAGGCTGCCATTTTCTACCTTGTTTTTGTGCTTGGCCTCATCGGCAACGTCACCGTCTTATGGGTCCTCTTGAAAATCATGCACGTGAAAAATATGACAAACCTCTGCCTGTTGAATCTGGCTGTGTCGGACCTGCTGATGGTCCTCTCGCTGCCCTCCTGGGCTCTCTATGCTCAGGGCCACTACTTAAAAGGCAATGAAATGTGTAAGGCAATGGCGGGTACGTACCAAGTGGGATTTTACAGCGGGATCTTATTCGTGACTCTGATGAGCGTTGATCGCTATTTGGTCATCGTGCACGCCGTTGCAGTACTGGGAGCGAAGATGCTACGTTACGGAATTGTGGTAAGTCTCCTTATATGGATGGTCGCGATCTGCGCTGCCCTTCCAGAGGCCATCTTTGCGGCAATGGTCACAGAGGACAACGTCACCAGCTGTCAGAGAATTTATCCTTTTGGGTCAGCCCAGAAGTGGAAGCTGTTCCGTAACTTTGGTGAAAACGCAGTAGGACTGTTCATATCTTTGCCCATTTTAGCCTACTGCTACATCAGGGTCCTAATGGTTGTGAAGAAGACAAAAAACTCAAAGAAGGAACGTGCCATAAAGCTCATCTTAGGCATCGTCATTGTGTTTGTGGTCTTCTGGGTGCCCTACAACGTGGTGGTGTTTCTGAAAACCTTGCAGGAGTTTGGCATGTTAAGTACCTGCGAGGCTTATCGTCAAGTCAGCATGGCCATGGACTTAACAGAGACCATCGCGCTCACTCACTGCTGTGTAAATCCGGTCATTTATGCTTTTGTCGGGGAAAAGTTTAGGAAATGCCTTGTGAGTGCATTTTCGAGATATCTTGGATGCGTGAAGATTTACCAGTCGACATCTACGCAATCCAAAGTTTCGGAGAACGAAACTTCCAACACggctattttttttacatctccTATCAAAAGCACGCAGGTTTAG
- the LOC122361032 gene encoding C-C chemokine receptor type 4-like isoform X2 yields MNTETYDIYETENICTTEGSNLNPHLKAAIFYLVFVLGLIGNVTVLWVLLKIMHVKNMTNLCLLNLAVSDLLMVLSLPSWALYAQGHYLKGNEMCKAMAGTYQVGFYSGILFVTLMSVDRYLVIVHAVAVLGAKMLRYGIVVSLLIWMVAICAALPEAIFAAMVTEDNVTSCQRIYPFGSAQKWKLFRNFGENAVGLFISLPILAYCYIRVLMVVKKTKNSKKERAIKLILGIVIVFVVFWVPYNVVVFLKTLQEFGMLSTCEAYRQVSMAMDLTETIALTHCCVNPVIYAFVGEKFRKCLVSAFSRYLGCVKIYQSTSTQSKVSENETSNTAIFFTSPIKSTQV; encoded by the coding sequence ATGAATACAGAAACATACGATATCTACGAAACAGAAAACATATGCACGACCGAAGGCTCAAACCTGAACCCACATCTCAAGGCTGCCATTTTCTACCTTGTTTTTGTGCTTGGCCTCATCGGCAACGTCACCGTCTTATGGGTCCTCTTGAAAATCATGCACGTGAAAAATATGACAAACCTCTGCCTGTTGAATCTGGCTGTGTCGGACCTGCTGATGGTCCTCTCGCTGCCCTCCTGGGCTCTCTATGCTCAGGGCCACTACTTAAAAGGCAATGAAATGTGTAAGGCAATGGCGGGTACGTACCAAGTGGGATTTTACAGCGGGATCTTATTCGTGACTCTGATGAGCGTTGATCGCTATTTGGTCATCGTGCACGCCGTTGCAGTACTGGGAGCGAAGATGCTACGTTACGGAATTGTGGTAAGTCTCCTTATATGGATGGTCGCGATCTGCGCTGCCCTTCCAGAGGCCATCTTTGCGGCAATGGTCACAGAGGACAACGTCACCAGCTGTCAGAGAATTTATCCTTTTGGGTCAGCCCAGAAGTGGAAGCTGTTCCGTAACTTTGGTGAAAACGCAGTAGGACTGTTCATATCTTTGCCCATTTTAGCCTACTGCTACATCAGGGTCCTAATGGTTGTGAAGAAGACAAAAAACTCAAAGAAGGAACGTGCCATAAAGCTCATCTTAGGCATCGTCATTGTGTTTGTGGTCTTCTGGGTGCCCTACAACGTGGTGGTGTTTCTGAAAACCTTGCAGGAGTTTGGCATGTTAAGTACCTGCGAGGCTTATCGTCAAGTCAGCATGGCCATGGACTTAACAGAGACCATCGCGCTCACTCACTGCTGTGTAAATCCGGTCATTTATGCTTTTGTCGGGGAAAAGTTTAGGAAATGCCTTGTGAGTGCATTTTCGAGATATCTTGGATGCGTGAAGATTTACCAGTCGACATCTACGCAATCCAAAGTTTCGGAGAACGAAACTTCCAACACggctattttttttacatctccTATCAAAAGCACGCAGGTTTAG
- the LOC122360811 gene encoding protein cordon-bleu-like: protein MLNLSFLSPTPCWRPGRLLRLIKERVLEDKVIRKPPPKMPEKTVRLVVNYHRSQKAVVRVNPLVPLHTLVPVICQKCEFDSGHVLLFKDNISHQQLDLDKCLSELGIRELYVLDQTLVLQPKMASTPALNYSAESLHSNSLSGSEKKSLLGFLKFNRRKSKTEDQSSEDMDSLDDDSVVDIADTNINISV from the exons ATGCTCAACCTGTCATTTTTAAGCCCAACGCCCTGCTGGCGCCCTGGACGTCTCCTGCGCCTGATCAAAGAACGAGTGCTGGAGGACAAGGTGATCCGGAAACCTCCACCCAAGATGCCAGAG AAAACTGTGCGTTTGGTGGTAAACTATCACCGCAGTCAGAAAGCAGTTGTTCGTGTAAATCCACTGGTCCCACTGCATACCCTGGTGCCTGTGATTTGTCAGAAGTGCGAGTTTGACTCGGGCCATGTCTTGCTGTTCAAAGACAATATCAGCCATCAACAGCTGGACCTGGACAAGTGCCTGAGCGAGCTGGGTATCAGAGAACTCTATGTGCTGGATCAAACACTAG TTCTCCAGCCTAAAATGGCTTCGACACCTGCCCTGAACTACTCAG CTGAATCTCTTCACTCCAACAGTCTGAGTGGATCAGAGAAAAAGAGCCTGCTGGGCTTCCTCAAGTTTAATCGCAGGAAATCAAAG ACTGAAGATCAGTCCTCTGAGGACATGGACAGTCTTGATGATGATAGTGTTGTTGACATTGCAGACACTAACATTAAT ATTTCAGTCTAA